From the genome of Vicia villosa cultivar HV-30 ecotype Madison, WI linkage group LG2, Vvil1.0, whole genome shotgun sequence, one region includes:
- the LOC131650583 gene encoding uncharacterized protein LOC131650583, with product MANLLNMFFSIMLIEVSLLALLIGNSKATHRFNDIKDHIDHQVSLQTRSVHRIARLSPEGPNPHHDNSLHPKSDHHIAKLSPGGPDPHHHLSLQTRNVHHIARLSPEGPDPHHHVSLPTGNVHHIERLSPGGPDSHHHDFLQTRNVHEIARLSPGGPNPHHDNSLNPTSVDHIAKLSPGGPDPHHHLSLQTRNVHHIARLSPEGPDPHHHVSLQTGNVHRIERLSPAGPDPTTMIS from the coding sequence ATGGCAAATTTGCTAAACATGTTCTTTTCAATAATGCTTATCGAAGTATCTCTTTTAGCATTGTTGATTGGAAATTCCAAAGCAACTCATCGCTTTAATGATATTAAGGATCATATTGATCACCAAGTTTCCTTACAAACGAGGAGTGTTCATCGCattgcaagattgagtccagAAGGACCTAATCCACACCACGACAATTCCTTACATCCAAAAAGTGATCATCACATTGCAAAATTGAGTCCAGGAGGTCCCGATCCACATCACCATCTTTCCTTACAAACGAGGAATGTTCATCACattgcaagattgagtccagAAGGTCCAGATCCACACCACCATGTTTCCTTACCAACGGGAAATGTTCATCACATTGAAAgattgagtccaggaggtccAGATTCACACCACCATGATTTCTTGCAAACTAGAAATGTTCATGAAATTGCAAGATTGAGTCCGGGAGGTCCTAATCCACACCATGACAATTCCTTAAATCCAACGAGTGTCGATCACATTGCAAAATTGAGTCCAGGAGGTCCCGATCCACATCACCATCTTTCCTTACAAACGAGGAATGTTCATCACattgcaagattgagtccagAAGGTCCAGATCCACACCACCATGTTTCCTTACAAACGGGGAATGTTCATCGCATTGAAAGATTGAGTCCAGCAGGTCCAGATCCCACCACCATGATTTCTTGA